The Syngnathus typhle isolate RoL2023-S1 ecotype Sweden linkage group LG3, RoL_Styp_1.0, whole genome shotgun sequence genome window below encodes:
- the LOC133151683 gene encoding prostaglandin D2 receptor 2 isoform X4: MSNTTITSNASGEQHFCPLLQIMQEHALNNQTKTNWIVVCFHGLLSCFGILENALILWVVGFRLQRRTVTAVWVLNLAMSDFMATLTLPLFTLYLASSHSWELGNALCKIQASIFFLNMFVSAFLLAAISMDRCLLVIKPVWCQNHRSVAQAWKVCLVAWLWAAINTFPYFLFRSVTETADKRKLCYHNFALHQTSEATLERDCEVRQTATAVSKLLLAFLIPLMVIAGSYIQIGLSLRKRSQKRMQQSIKLNEALIGSNNNATSGAPTPLVFPRSSLIPPPLSPGTSFRLNPHNQLSQSFTKMVTAVISVFALCWAPYHIFCMIEVSALYYQENLKVVEVGLHLATTIAFFNSVLNPILYAFSCPHFCVRIRQSLGAVFDGLVEEGGGKRLSSRFGVQAHMRPKCSRGSCYTTSRSPRTPLPGLPPKLDTTNK, encoded by the coding sequence ATGTCCAATACAACCATCACCTCCAATGCCTCGGGGGAGCAACATTTTTGTCCCCTGCTGCAGATCATGCAGGAGCATGCCCTGAACAACCAGACCAAGACCAACTGGATTGTTGTTTGCTTCCACGGCCTGCTCTCCTGTTTTGGCATTTTAGAGAACGCCCTGATCCTTTGGGTGGTGGGTTTCCGTCTCCAGCGTCGTACAGTGACCGCCGTCTGGGTGCTCAATTTGGCCATGTCTGACTTCATGGCCACACTGACACTTCCACTCTTCACTCTCTACCTGGCCTCCTCCCACAGTTGGGAGCTTGGCAACGCTCTCTGCAAAATACAAGCATCCATCTTTTTCTTGAACATGTTTGTGTCCGCCTTCCTACTAGCAGCCATTTCAATGGACCGATGCCTTCTAGTAATCAAACCGGTGTGGTGCCAGAATCATCGATCGGTGGCGCAAGCGTGGAAGGTGTGTTTGGTGGCTTGGCTGTGGGCAGCAATTAATACATTTCCTTACTTCCTATTTCGCTCAGTGACCGAGACTGCGGATAAAAGGAAACTTTGCTACCATAATTTTGCCCTGCATCAAACATCGGAAGCCACACTTGAAAGAGACTGTGAAGTGAGGCAAACAGCCACAGCTGTCTCCAAACTTTTGCTGGCATTCCTGATTCCCCTCATGGTGATTGCGGGAAGCTACATCCAAATTGGACTCAGCCTGAGGAAAAGAAGTCAGAAGAGGATGCAACAGAGCATCAAGTTAAATGAGGCGTTAATTGGATCAAACAATAATGCCACGTCGGGAGCTCCAACGCCACTTGTTTTTCCTCGATCATCCTTGATACCTCCACCCTTGTCCCCAGGCACATCTTTTCGTCTCAACCCTCACAACCAGCTGTCCCAGAGCTTCACAAAGATGGTGACAGCTGTGATTTCAGTATTTGCCCTATGCTGGGCTCCCTatcacatcttctgcatgattGAGGTGTCAGCCCTATACTACCAGGAAAACCTTAAAGTGGTGGAGGTGGGATTGCATCTCGCCACAACCATTGCCTTCTTCAATTCAGTGCTGAATCCCATTCTGTACGCCTTTAGCTGCCCGCACTTTTGCGTGAGGATAAGACAAAGCCTGGGAGCTGTCTTTGATGGACTCgtagaggagggaggaggaaaaCGATTGTCTTCAAGATTCGGTGTACAAGCTCATATGAGGCCAAAATGCAGTCGAGGTTCCTGCTATACCACCTCACGATCACCAAGGACTCCTTTACCTGGCCTTCCACCAAAATTGGATACTACTAACAAATAA
- the LOC133151683 gene encoding prostaglandin D2 receptor 2 isoform X3, which produces MPPSDIKSRAPMSNTTITSNASGEQHFCPLLQIMQEHALNNQTKTNWIVVCFHGLLSCFGILENALILWVVGFRLQRRTVTAVWVLNLAMSDFMATLTLPLFTLYLASSHSWELGNALCKIQASIFFLNMFVSAFLLAAISMDRCLLVIKPVWCQNHRSVAQAWKVCLVAWLWAAINTFPYFLFRSVTETADKRKLCYHNFALHQTSEATLERDCEVRQTATAVSKLLLAFLIPLMVIAGSYIQIGLSLRKRSQKRMQQSIKLNEALIGSNNNATSGAPTPLVFPRSSLIPPPLSPGTSFRLNPHNQLSQSFTKMVTAVISVFALCWAPYHIFCMIEVSALYYQENLKVVEVGLHLATTIAFFNSVLNPILYAFSCPHFCVRIRQSLGAVFDGLVEEGGGKRLSSRFGVQAHMRPKCSRGSCYTTSRSPRTPLPGLPPKLDTTNK; this is translated from the exons ATGCCTCCCTCAGATATAAAGTCTAG AGCACCTATGTCCAATACAACCATCACCTCCAATGCCTCGGGGGAGCAACATTTTTGTCCCCTGCTGCAGATCATGCAGGAGCATGCCCTGAACAACCAGACCAAGACCAACTGGATTGTTGTTTGCTTCCACGGCCTGCTCTCCTGTTTTGGCATTTTAGAGAACGCCCTGATCCTTTGGGTGGTGGGTTTCCGTCTCCAGCGTCGTACAGTGACCGCCGTCTGGGTGCTCAATTTGGCCATGTCTGACTTCATGGCCACACTGACACTTCCACTCTTCACTCTCTACCTGGCCTCCTCCCACAGTTGGGAGCTTGGCAACGCTCTCTGCAAAATACAAGCATCCATCTTTTTCTTGAACATGTTTGTGTCCGCCTTCCTACTAGCAGCCATTTCAATGGACCGATGCCTTCTAGTAATCAAACCGGTGTGGTGCCAGAATCATCGATCGGTGGCGCAAGCGTGGAAGGTGTGTTTGGTGGCTTGGCTGTGGGCAGCAATTAATACATTTCCTTACTTCCTATTTCGCTCAGTGACCGAGACTGCGGATAAAAGGAAACTTTGCTACCATAATTTTGCCCTGCATCAAACATCGGAAGCCACACTTGAAAGAGACTGTGAAGTGAGGCAAACAGCCACAGCTGTCTCCAAACTTTTGCTGGCATTCCTGATTCCCCTCATGGTGATTGCGGGAAGCTACATCCAAATTGGACTCAGCCTGAGGAAAAGAAGTCAGAAGAGGATGCAACAGAGCATCAAGTTAAATGAGGCGTTAATTGGATCAAACAATAATGCCACGTCGGGAGCTCCAACGCCACTTGTTTTTCCTCGATCATCCTTGATACCTCCACCCTTGTCCCCAGGCACATCTTTTCGTCTCAACCCTCACAACCAGCTGTCCCAGAGCTTCACAAAGATGGTGACAGCTGTGATTTCAGTATTTGCCCTATGCTGGGCTCCCTatcacatcttctgcatgattGAGGTGTCAGCCCTATACTACCAGGAAAACCTTAAAGTGGTGGAGGTGGGATTGCATCTCGCCACAACCATTGCCTTCTTCAATTCAGTGCTGAATCCCATTCTGTACGCCTTTAGCTGCCCGCACTTTTGCGTGAGGATAAGACAAAGCCTGGGAGCTGTCTTTGATGGACTCgtagaggagggaggaggaaaaCGATTGTCTTCAAGATTCGGTGTACAAGCTCATATGAGGCCAAAATGCAGTCGAGGTTCCTGCTATACCACCTCACGATCACCAAGGACTCCTTTACCTGGCCTTCCACCAAAATTGGATACTACTAACAAATAA
- the LOC133151683 gene encoding prostaglandin D2 receptor 2 isoform X1, translating to MHLVSQIVLVIPASGISLMQHKGRNRARAPMSNTTITSNASGEQHFCPLLQIMQEHALNNQTKTNWIVVCFHGLLSCFGILENALILWVVGFRLQRRTVTAVWVLNLAMSDFMATLTLPLFTLYLASSHSWELGNALCKIQASIFFLNMFVSAFLLAAISMDRCLLVIKPVWCQNHRSVAQAWKVCLVAWLWAAINTFPYFLFRSVTETADKRKLCYHNFALHQTSEATLERDCEVRQTATAVSKLLLAFLIPLMVIAGSYIQIGLSLRKRSQKRMQQSIKLNEALIGSNNNATSGAPTPLVFPRSSLIPPPLSPGTSFRLNPHNQLSQSFTKMVTAVISVFALCWAPYHIFCMIEVSALYYQENLKVVEVGLHLATTIAFFNSVLNPILYAFSCPHFCVRIRQSLGAVFDGLVEEGGGKRLSSRFGVQAHMRPKCSRGSCYTTSRSPRTPLPGLPPKLDTTNK from the exons ATGCATTTGGTCTCTCAAATTGTG ctggtGATTCCTGCAAGTGGCATTTCATTGATGCAACACAAAGGTAGAAACCGTGCCAG AGCACCTATGTCCAATACAACCATCACCTCCAATGCCTCGGGGGAGCAACATTTTTGTCCCCTGCTGCAGATCATGCAGGAGCATGCCCTGAACAACCAGACCAAGACCAACTGGATTGTTGTTTGCTTCCACGGCCTGCTCTCCTGTTTTGGCATTTTAGAGAACGCCCTGATCCTTTGGGTGGTGGGTTTCCGTCTCCAGCGTCGTACAGTGACCGCCGTCTGGGTGCTCAATTTGGCCATGTCTGACTTCATGGCCACACTGACACTTCCACTCTTCACTCTCTACCTGGCCTCCTCCCACAGTTGGGAGCTTGGCAACGCTCTCTGCAAAATACAAGCATCCATCTTTTTCTTGAACATGTTTGTGTCCGCCTTCCTACTAGCAGCCATTTCAATGGACCGATGCCTTCTAGTAATCAAACCGGTGTGGTGCCAGAATCATCGATCGGTGGCGCAAGCGTGGAAGGTGTGTTTGGTGGCTTGGCTGTGGGCAGCAATTAATACATTTCCTTACTTCCTATTTCGCTCAGTGACCGAGACTGCGGATAAAAGGAAACTTTGCTACCATAATTTTGCCCTGCATCAAACATCGGAAGCCACACTTGAAAGAGACTGTGAAGTGAGGCAAACAGCCACAGCTGTCTCCAAACTTTTGCTGGCATTCCTGATTCCCCTCATGGTGATTGCGGGAAGCTACATCCAAATTGGACTCAGCCTGAGGAAAAGAAGTCAGAAGAGGATGCAACAGAGCATCAAGTTAAATGAGGCGTTAATTGGATCAAACAATAATGCCACGTCGGGAGCTCCAACGCCACTTGTTTTTCCTCGATCATCCTTGATACCTCCACCCTTGTCCCCAGGCACATCTTTTCGTCTCAACCCTCACAACCAGCTGTCCCAGAGCTTCACAAAGATGGTGACAGCTGTGATTTCAGTATTTGCCCTATGCTGGGCTCCCTatcacatcttctgcatgattGAGGTGTCAGCCCTATACTACCAGGAAAACCTTAAAGTGGTGGAGGTGGGATTGCATCTCGCCACAACCATTGCCTTCTTCAATTCAGTGCTGAATCCCATTCTGTACGCCTTTAGCTGCCCGCACTTTTGCGTGAGGATAAGACAAAGCCTGGGAGCTGTCTTTGATGGACTCgtagaggagggaggaggaaaaCGATTGTCTTCAAGATTCGGTGTACAAGCTCATATGAGGCCAAAATGCAGTCGAGGTTCCTGCTATACCACCTCACGATCACCAAGGACTCCTTTACCTGGCCTTCCACCAAAATTGGATACTACTAACAAATAA
- the LOC133151683 gene encoding prostaglandin D2 receptor 2 isoform X2: MQHKGRNRARAPMSNTTITSNASGEQHFCPLLQIMQEHALNNQTKTNWIVVCFHGLLSCFGILENALILWVVGFRLQRRTVTAVWVLNLAMSDFMATLTLPLFTLYLASSHSWELGNALCKIQASIFFLNMFVSAFLLAAISMDRCLLVIKPVWCQNHRSVAQAWKVCLVAWLWAAINTFPYFLFRSVTETADKRKLCYHNFALHQTSEATLERDCEVRQTATAVSKLLLAFLIPLMVIAGSYIQIGLSLRKRSQKRMQQSIKLNEALIGSNNNATSGAPTPLVFPRSSLIPPPLSPGTSFRLNPHNQLSQSFTKMVTAVISVFALCWAPYHIFCMIEVSALYYQENLKVVEVGLHLATTIAFFNSVLNPILYAFSCPHFCVRIRQSLGAVFDGLVEEGGGKRLSSRFGVQAHMRPKCSRGSCYTTSRSPRTPLPGLPPKLDTTNK, translated from the exons ATGCAACACAAAGGTAGAAACCGTGCCAG AGCACCTATGTCCAATACAACCATCACCTCCAATGCCTCGGGGGAGCAACATTTTTGTCCCCTGCTGCAGATCATGCAGGAGCATGCCCTGAACAACCAGACCAAGACCAACTGGATTGTTGTTTGCTTCCACGGCCTGCTCTCCTGTTTTGGCATTTTAGAGAACGCCCTGATCCTTTGGGTGGTGGGTTTCCGTCTCCAGCGTCGTACAGTGACCGCCGTCTGGGTGCTCAATTTGGCCATGTCTGACTTCATGGCCACACTGACACTTCCACTCTTCACTCTCTACCTGGCCTCCTCCCACAGTTGGGAGCTTGGCAACGCTCTCTGCAAAATACAAGCATCCATCTTTTTCTTGAACATGTTTGTGTCCGCCTTCCTACTAGCAGCCATTTCAATGGACCGATGCCTTCTAGTAATCAAACCGGTGTGGTGCCAGAATCATCGATCGGTGGCGCAAGCGTGGAAGGTGTGTTTGGTGGCTTGGCTGTGGGCAGCAATTAATACATTTCCTTACTTCCTATTTCGCTCAGTGACCGAGACTGCGGATAAAAGGAAACTTTGCTACCATAATTTTGCCCTGCATCAAACATCGGAAGCCACACTTGAAAGAGACTGTGAAGTGAGGCAAACAGCCACAGCTGTCTCCAAACTTTTGCTGGCATTCCTGATTCCCCTCATGGTGATTGCGGGAAGCTACATCCAAATTGGACTCAGCCTGAGGAAAAGAAGTCAGAAGAGGATGCAACAGAGCATCAAGTTAAATGAGGCGTTAATTGGATCAAACAATAATGCCACGTCGGGAGCTCCAACGCCACTTGTTTTTCCTCGATCATCCTTGATACCTCCACCCTTGTCCCCAGGCACATCTTTTCGTCTCAACCCTCACAACCAGCTGTCCCAGAGCTTCACAAAGATGGTGACAGCTGTGATTTCAGTATTTGCCCTATGCTGGGCTCCCTatcacatcttctgcatgattGAGGTGTCAGCCCTATACTACCAGGAAAACCTTAAAGTGGTGGAGGTGGGATTGCATCTCGCCACAACCATTGCCTTCTTCAATTCAGTGCTGAATCCCATTCTGTACGCCTTTAGCTGCCCGCACTTTTGCGTGAGGATAAGACAAAGCCTGGGAGCTGTCTTTGATGGACTCgtagaggagggaggaggaaaaCGATTGTCTTCAAGATTCGGTGTACAAGCTCATATGAGGCCAAAATGCAGTCGAGGTTCCTGCTATACCACCTCACGATCACCAAGGACTCCTTTACCTGGCCTTCCACCAAAATTGGATACTACTAACAAATAA